A single region of the Lactobacillus isalae genome encodes:
- a CDS encoding carbamoyl phosphate synthase small subunit, with translation MKRYLILEDGTAFSGHGFGAPITATGELAIQTSNFGYQEAISDPANFGKILAFTTPMIGGSGINAIDYESIDPSVRGIIANDIAFHISANPTFQDLNDFLKEKRIPAIYGVDTRALVQKLKNKQVIKASIMDTDDAHAFDQIKALVLPKNKTAQISTNHPYAAPNVGKTVAVIDLGLKHSLLRSLSLRKINSVVLPYNASIYDIINLRADAIVISNGPGRVEEVAPFLKPVFDKFYGKLPILGIGLGFLAISNYLDLELLDLIPAYNGSNFPVIEQTNNRIWQTAMNIDQLVVPDSLSLNLSRKYFDLRSDLLAGYSIKEDKVLATAFNPEGSPGNFDAASIYDQFMNMME, from the coding sequence TTCAAACAAGTAACTTCGGATACCAGGAGGCAATTTCAGATCCTGCTAACTTTGGTAAAATTTTAGCTTTTACGACTCCGATGATTGGCGGAAGCGGAATTAATGCAATTGATTATGAATCAATTGATCCTAGTGTGCGTGGAATAATCGCTAACGATATTGCTTTTCATATTTCAGCAAATCCAACTTTTCAAGATTTAAATGATTTTCTAAAAGAGAAAAGAATACCAGCTATTTATGGCGTTGATACTCGAGCACTAGTTCAAAAATTAAAAAATAAACAAGTAATCAAAGCTTCTATTATGGATACAGACGATGCACATGCTTTTGATCAAATTAAAGCGCTAGTTTTACCTAAAAATAAGACAGCTCAAATTTCTACAAATCATCCTTATGCTGCTCCAAATGTTGGTAAAACTGTAGCTGTTATTGATTTAGGACTAAAGCATTCATTATTGCGTTCCTTATCTTTGCGTAAAATTAACAGTGTTGTATTGCCATATAATGCTTCAATTTATGACATTATCAATCTTCGGGCAGATGCAATCGTGATTTCTAATGGTCCAGGAAGAGTAGAAGAAGTTGCGCCGTTTTTAAAACCAGTATTTGATAAGTTCTATGGTAAATTGCCGATTTTAGGAATTGGATTAGGTTTTTTAGCAATTAGCAATTACTTAGACTTAGAACTTTTAGACTTGATCCCAGCTTATAATGGCAGCAATTTTCCCGTTATTGAGCAAACTAATAATCGAATCTGGCAAACTGCGATGAATATCGACCAATTGGTTGTTCCAGATAGTTTATCTTTAAACCTTTCACGTAAGTACTTTGACTTAAGATCAGATTTATTAGCTGGATACAGTATTAAAGAAGATAAGGTTTTGGCAACAGCCTTTAATCCAGAAGGATCTCCTGGTAATTTTGATGCTGCTAGCATTTATGATCAGTTTATGAATATGATGGAGTAA
- a CDS encoding carbamoyl phosphate synthase large subunit: MPLHNEINKVLVIGAGPSIVGEVSELDILAKQALAAFEESNVQVVLINPNPATITTDPHPDVNVYLEPMTLPFVKRIIRMEKPDAIIPAFGGKPALRLTQELLESGILTQMNIELLTINSLALSLSAPHNLYTFLKANKIAVANQWLLEKEDDLRRVIEHAHFPLLLSKKQHYRPDSMISLDSLAQLERYFLDEESDDHFNWKDYRLTEDLSNWEELIFDIVRDNNGNFCFVGNTGSLEPVGINSSDSLLVTPILTRNNNQIQKLRNCCRKIANCLNLHGALSIHFAVKQNGEDFNYKVLSVKPRLTQTSLLSYRSGVYSIGYITAKIALGYNLNEITDPQSGISAAVDPVQDACFVKLPYWSFTEAGYNHYALNNKTTSGGQALGIGRNFESAFLKALQSTTGFSNNVKTFKEECDKSEEEILRDLSQPNEVHLITLLAALAKGISYHTLHKLLHVHLVFLQKFNHILILLKKLQNDELTPDLMLKVKKNGFSNRLIAEVTKRDEKAITDLCKKWSIKPSYIEIDGTAGLIHPNVQAVYSSYGIEDETKPLSNSKKCLLLGLKPFQVSLTGEFDYMLYHAAKTLKEQGISPVIISNNPESVSAAYDLCDRVYFEPITLENILEIAWKEDIKEVVTQFSGKQINEYRMQLLEHGLTILGQPNLKEILGENHADVVYQAGVNPVPALQCDSEENVLEFVNTNGFPALIGGTSNGKKQKSAVVFDLPALQRYIAENSLEHMTVSKFIEGKKYEVTAISDGKNVTIPGIIEHFEQTGSHASDSIAVYRPQNLSTNDQRRLRDSAISIATKLHLRGPVNLHFLLAHDQIYLLQMKSYSGHNVAFLTKALKKDITAITMKVLLGSELSDLELSSDIWPSNNLIHVKMPVFSYLSYQSENTFDSKMKTSGSVMGRAKHLPTALFKGYEGSDLMISTYGTVFISVKDSEKNDAIKIAARFHQLGFKLLATEGTANVLAEEGITTGIIGKVQEGSNSLLEKIKQHRINLVINVTSLSDSASHDAIMIKDAALSTHIPVFSSLQSAQDVLTVLETLAMTTQPL; encoded by the coding sequence ATGCCTTTACATAATGAAATTAATAAGGTTCTGGTTATTGGGGCTGGACCAAGTATTGTTGGAGAGGTTTCAGAACTTGATATTCTTGCTAAACAAGCTTTAGCTGCCTTTGAAGAAAGCAATGTTCAAGTTGTCTTAATTAACCCTAATCCTGCAACAATTACAACTGATCCACATCCTGATGTAAATGTATATCTTGAACCAATGACGCTACCATTTGTGAAGCGAATTATTAGAATGGAAAAGCCGGATGCTATTATTCCAGCTTTTGGTGGAAAGCCAGCTTTAAGATTAACGCAGGAGTTATTAGAGTCTGGTATCTTAACACAAATGAATATTGAGCTTTTAACTATTAATAGCTTAGCCTTAAGTTTATCAGCTCCGCATAATCTCTATACTTTTCTTAAAGCAAATAAGATTGCAGTTGCCAATCAATGGCTGCTGGAAAAAGAAGACGACTTACGTCGTGTAATTGAACATGCTCATTTTCCTTTGCTTTTATCTAAGAAACAACATTATCGACCAGATAGTATGATTTCTTTAGATAGTTTGGCTCAATTAGAAAGATATTTTTTAGACGAAGAAAGTGATGATCATTTTAATTGGAAAGATTACCGTTTAACTGAAGATCTATCTAATTGGGAAGAATTAATTTTTGACATCGTCCGCGACAATAATGGTAATTTTTGTTTTGTTGGAAATACAGGTAGCTTAGAACCAGTTGGAATTAATTCCTCTGATTCACTATTAGTGACGCCAATTTTGACTAGAAATAATAATCAAATTCAAAAATTAAGGAATTGTTGTCGTAAAATTGCAAATTGTCTCAATTTACATGGTGCATTAAGTATTCATTTTGCCGTTAAACAAAATGGAGAAGATTTTAACTATAAAGTCTTAAGTGTAAAACCACGTTTAACGCAGACTAGCTTACTTTCTTATAGAAGCGGCGTGTATTCCATTGGCTACATTACTGCCAAGATTGCTCTTGGATATAACTTAAATGAAATTACCGATCCACAATCTGGAATCTCTGCTGCAGTTGATCCAGTGCAAGATGCATGTTTTGTAAAATTGCCTTATTGGTCCTTTACTGAAGCGGGATACAACCATTATGCTTTGAATAATAAAACGACTTCTGGAGGACAAGCTTTAGGAATTGGTCGTAATTTTGAAAGTGCCTTTTTAAAGGCACTACAATCAACTACTGGTTTTTCTAATAATGTGAAGACCTTTAAAGAAGAATGTGATAAGAGTGAAGAGGAAATATTGCGGGATTTAAGCCAGCCTAATGAAGTTCATTTGATTACGCTTTTAGCTGCTTTGGCTAAGGGTATTAGCTATCATACCTTACATAAGCTTTTACACGTACACCTAGTATTCTTACAGAAGTTTAATCACATTCTGATCTTATTGAAAAAACTGCAAAATGATGAATTAACTCCTGATTTAATGCTAAAAGTAAAGAAAAATGGCTTTTCTAATCGTTTAATTGCTGAAGTTACTAAGCGAGATGAAAAAGCAATAACTGATTTATGTAAAAAGTGGTCCATCAAGCCAAGTTATATTGAAATTGACGGGACTGCTGGTTTAATTCATCCTAATGTTCAAGCCGTGTATAGTAGTTATGGTATTGAAGATGAAACAAAGCCACTGTCTAATTCAAAAAAATGTCTTCTTTTAGGTTTAAAGCCATTTCAGGTGTCCTTAACTGGAGAATTTGATTATATGCTCTACCATGCTGCTAAGACACTAAAAGAGCAGGGAATAAGTCCAGTGATTATTAGTAATAATCCAGAAAGTGTTAGTGCTGCTTACGACTTATGTGATCGGGTTTATTTTGAACCAATTACATTAGAAAATATTCTTGAGATTGCCTGGAAAGAAGACATTAAGGAAGTCGTAACTCAATTTTCTGGTAAACAAATTAATGAATACCGGATGCAGCTACTAGAACATGGGTTAACAATTTTAGGACAACCTAATTTGAAAGAAATTTTAGGAGAGAACCATGCTGATGTTGTATATCAGGCTGGCGTTAATCCTGTTCCTGCACTTCAATGCGATAGCGAAGAAAATGTCTTAGAATTTGTAAATACAAATGGGTTTCCTGCTTTAATTGGTGGCACAAGCAATGGTAAGAAACAAAAATCTGCCGTTGTATTTGATTTACCAGCTCTACAGAGATATATTGCGGAAAATTCATTAGAGCACATGACTGTCTCTAAATTTATTGAAGGTAAAAAATACGAAGTAACTGCAATTTCAGATGGTAAAAATGTTACTATTCCAGGAATTATTGAACATTTTGAACAGACCGGTTCTCACGCCAGTGATTCAATCGCTGTTTATCGACCACAAAATTTATCGACTAATGATCAAAGGCGATTACGTGATAGTGCCATTAGTATTGCAACTAAGCTCCATTTAAGAGGTCCGGTAAATCTACACTTTTTATTGGCTCATGATCAAATATATTTGTTACAGATGAAAAGCTATTCAGGGCACAATGTTGCCTTTTTAACTAAGGCTCTTAAAAAAGATATTACTGCCATCACAATGAAAGTTTTATTGGGCAGTGAATTATCGGACTTAGAATTGTCTAGTGACATTTGGCCATCAAATAATCTGATCCATGTAAAAATGCCTGTATTCTCGTATTTATCATATCAAAGTGAAAATACCTTTGATTCTAAAATGAAGACGTCTGGAAGCGTAATGGGGCGTGCTAAGCATTTACCGACTGCTTTATTTAAAGGATATGAAGGTAGCGACTTAATGATCTCAACTTATGGGACAGTCTTCATTTCAGTTAAAGACTCTGAAAAAAATGATGCAATTAAAATAGCTGCTAGATTCCATCAATTAGGCTTTAAATTGTTAGCAACTGAAGGAACAGCAAATGTTCTAGCTGAAGAAGGGATTACAACTGGAATTATTGGAAAAGTTCAAGAGGGCAGCAATAGTCTACTTGAAAAAATTAAGCAGCATCGAATCAATCTGGTTATTAATGTGACAAGTTTATCTGATTCAGCTAGCCACGATGCAATCATGATTAAAGATGCAGCTTTAAGCACGCATATTCCTGTTTTCTCTAGTTTGCAATCAGCTCAAGACGTGTTAACAGTACTTGAAACATTGGCAATGACTACACAGCCTTTATAA